In bacterium, one DNA window encodes the following:
- a CDS encoding LamG domain-containing protein, with product MIRTMALSHALGAMALTACSFEHGILSSWDASVPDGPASAPGPSILRPAMGQVLPPTRAFCLWQDAEAAAGRPVKDYETCSTTAGMDSIDSASECPGSLTVSIPHRIIDPLTAGTSYLWKVRARFDDGQVSEWSAIQTYATDDSLIAWWRFNGNASDSGTMGINGALRNGAGFAPGLDAQSLQVDGSNDYADMGNAAALHLPGPLTISAWVNGDGLPSTSDTGILNLGTLNYALTYHTDGAVYYYIGDGGNNLSAPMSPNAWHQAVGVFDGTTNAGGMKLYLDNALVGTRASGLATTGATGALWIGRYDMSYFRGLIDNVTIYNRALTDADVLNEYCAAQAAGGVDPLPASCQP from the coding sequence ATGATTCGGACAATGGCACTCAGCCATGCCTTAGGGGCGATGGCCTTGACCGCATGTTCATTCGAGCACGGCATCTTATCGTCGTGGGATGCCAGCGTCCCGGACGGACCCGCGTCGGCTCCAGGGCCTTCGATCCTGCGTCCGGCCATGGGCCAGGTCCTGCCGCCAACGCGCGCCTTTTGCCTTTGGCAGGACGCGGAAGCGGCCGCGGGACGCCCCGTCAAGGACTACGAGACCTGCTCGACGACGGCGGGAATGGACTCGATCGACTCGGCCTCCGAATGCCCCGGTAGCCTGACGGTCTCGATCCCGCATCGGATCATCGACCCCCTTACGGCCGGAACCTCTTATCTCTGGAAGGTCCGCGCCCGCTTCGACGACGGCCAGGTCTCCGAATGGAGCGCCATCCAGACCTACGCGACGGACGACTCCCTCATCGCCTGGTGGCGATTCAACGGGAACGCCTCCGATTCCGGCACGATGGGGATCAACGGCGCCCTGCGCAACGGGGCCGGCTTTGCCCCCGGCCTCGACGCCCAGTCGCTTCAGGTTGACGGCAGCAACGATTACGCCGACATGGGGAACGCCGCCGCCCTCCATCTTCCGGGCCCCCTCACCATTTCGGCCTGGGTCAACGGCGACGGGCTTCCCTCGACCTCCGACACCGGCATTCTGAACCTCGGCACCCTCAACTACGCCCTGACCTACCACACCGACGGGGCCGTCTATTATTACATCGGAGATGGCGGCAACAACTTATCCGCGCCCATGAGCCCCAACGCCTGGCATCAGGCCGTGGGGGTTTTTGACGGTACGACCAATGCGGGCGGCATGAAGCTCTACCTTGATAATGCCTTGGTCGGGACCCGGGCCTCGGGCCTAGCCACGACCGGCGCGACGGGGGCCCTGTGGATCGGCCGATATGACATGAGCTACTTTCGAGGACTGATCGACAACGTGACCATCTACAACCGGGCACTCACCGACGCGGATGTCCTGAACGAATATTGCGCCGCCCAGGCCGCCGGGGGAGTTGATCCCTTGCCCGCGTCGTGCCAACCCTAA